One genomic window of Coffea eugenioides isolate CCC68of unplaced genomic scaffold, Ceug_1.0 ScVebR1_547;HRSCAF=1244, whole genome shotgun sequence includes the following:
- the LOC113758508 gene encoding cytosolic sulfotransferase 14-like — MAITELNKSQSRNEAQGEQQQLSEECQELLNTLPKERGWRTQHLYLFQGFWCQPKEIQAIMSVQRNFIAQDSDVVLATIPKSGTTWLKAIAFTIMNRKNIPVKNDHHPLLTSNPHELVPFLEYKLYADNCIPDFSTIPCPRLLATHMPFSALPQSVKESGCRVVYLARNPFDTFVSIWHFMEKLRPESFGCLSFEEAFDMYCRGVVGYGPYWDHLLGYWNQSLERTQKVLFLKYEEMKEDTNSQLKKLAEFLGLPFSIEEEKGGVVDEISRLCSFQTLKDMEVNKNGKGAIFADSENKDLFRKGQVGDWINHMTPSMVDQLRNIMDKKLSGSNLSFQLLQAQRQKVFECACDIGSL; from the coding sequence atggcCATCACCGAATTGAATAAAAGCCAGTCAAGGAATGAAGCACAAGGAGAGCAGCAGCAGCTCAGCGAAGAATGCCAGGAGTTGCTGAATACTCTTCCTAAAGAACGAGGATGGAGGACACAGCATCTCTATCTTTTCCAAGGATTTTGGTGCCAACCAAAAGAGATTCAGGCCATAATGTCTGTCCAGAGAAACTTCATAGCTCAAGACAGCGATGTTGTGCTTGCCACCATACCCAAATCTGGCACCACTTGGTTAAAAGCAATTGCTTTTACCATTATGAATCGAAAGAATATTCCTGTCAAAAATGACCATCATCCGTTGCTCACCTCCAATCCGCATGAGCTCGTCCCTTTTCTTGAATATAAACTTTATGCGGACAACTGCATTCCAGATTTCTCGACGATTCCATGCCCGAGACTTTTGGCAACCCACATGCCCTTTTCTGCTTTGCCCCAGTCAGTCAAAGAATCTGGTTGTCGGGTGGTTTACCTTGCACGGAATCCATTTGACACATTTGTTTCCATATGGCATTTCATGGAGAAACTAAGACCGGAATCTTTTGGTTGCCTATCCTTTGAAGAAGCATTTGATATGTATTGCAGAGGAGTTGTCGGGTATGGTCCCTATTGGGACCATTTGCTGGGGTACTGGAATCAGAGCTTGGAAAGGACCCAAAAGGTGTTGTTTCTCAAGTATGAGGAAATGAAGGAAGATACTAATTCTCAGTTGAAGAAGTTGGCTGAGTTCTTAGGACTCCCTTTCTCAATTGAAGAGGAAAAAGGAGGAGTTGTTGATGAGATATCAAGGCTGTGTAGCTTCCAAACCCTGAAAGATATGGAAGTGAACAAAAATGGAAAAGGGGCTATCTTTGCTGATTCTGAAAACAAGGATTTGTTCAGGAAAGGTCAGGTGGGAGATTGGATCAATCATATGACCCCATCGATGGTTGACCAGCTACGCAATATTATGGACAAAAAACTGAGTGGCTCAAATCTATCATTTCAACTGCTCCAAGCACAAAGACAGAAAGTATTCGAGTGTGCATGTGATATTGGATCTCTTTGA